The sequence TGCACGGACTGCTGGCCGCGCTGCTGGTGGGCAGCGTGCTGGGCATGCTGGCATGATGTGCCGGCCGCTCATTGACGCGAGCGCCACCATGAAGCAGCTCCCATCACAGGTTCACCAATTTCACCGCCATCCACAGGCCCCATGGCTGGAGCTGCGCGTGAGCCTGTCTTCACCGCATTGCTTTCGCCTGCATGCACACGATGAGTACTCAATCGGCATCATCGACGGAGGCCAGGCCTTGTTCAGCCATGCTGATGGGCCCGAGCGCGTGCGCCAGGGCAGCGTGGTGTTGATCGAGCCCGGCCGCTGGCATGCCTGCAACCCGGATGAGATCACCCACTGGTCCTATCGCATGCTGTTTGTGAAAGCCGACTGGCTGCATGCGCAGCTGCAGCTTCCCGCCCTGCGCTTTCCCGCACGCGCGCTGCATGACGCCGCCAGCTCCGACATTGCGCACCAGCTTTGCCAACCGCTGGCGGCCGCAGACGACATTGCCGCACACACGTCATTGCTACTGAGCTTTCTGCGCGCCAACGCAGAGGTGGACGATCAATCCATTCCCGCGCAAGCCATTGCAAGCAATCAGGCCATACGCCACGCCGTGGAGCAGCTGCATGCGCAGCCGCAGGCCGACACCACCGTCGCATCACTGGCCCAGGCCTGCGGCATGAGTGCTTCGCGCTTTATCCGCCACTTCAAGGCCGCCACCGGCGTCACCCCCGGTGCTTATCGCCTGAACCTGCGCCTCAACGGCGCCCGCCGCCTGCTGGCCCAGGGCGCGGCCCTGGCCGATGCGGCCCACAGCATGGGCTTTGCCGACCAGGCCCATTTGCAGCGCAGCTTCAAGGCCCACCATGCGCTCACGCCGGGGCGCTACGCGCTGGGCGCGAATTGCCCCCCTAGCCCCTGATACTGCCCTCGGGATTGCACGCCCCCCACATCGCCCGCCACGATCGCTGCGATACTTGCTGGTTTTTTCAGCAACAGGACTTTGGGGCGCATGGCCGACTTCCACGATATCCAACAACGCGAGACTGGTCTGAAGCAGCACCTGACCAGCGCCCAGATGGTGATGATTGCCATCGGCGGCGCCGTGGGTACAGGCCTGTTCATGGGCAGCGCCTTTGCCATCGGCTTTGCCGGTCCAGCCGTGCTGGTCAGCTACGCCATTGGCGCCTTCATCGCCCTGCTCTTGATTGGCTGCCTGGGCGAGATGACGGTGGCCCACCCCACCTCCGGCTCCTTCGGCGCCTATGCCGAGTACTACCTGGGCCCGCTGGCCGGCTTTGTGCTGCGCTATGCCTACTGGGCCGCCCTGGTGCTGGCCGTGGGCATGGAGGTCACGGCCGTGGGCATGTACATGGCCTATTGGTTCAAGGACGTGCCCCAATGGGTCTGGGTGGGCATCTTCTCGGCCATTTTGATCGGCGTGAACCTGCGCAGCGTCAAGGTCTATGGCGCGGTGGAATATGGTTTTTCGGCCATCAAGGTGGCGGCCATTGTGGCCTTTGTGCTGATTGGCGCCTATGTGGTGTTTGGCACCACCACGCCCGGCATCGGTTTCGAGAATTACAGCCTGGGCGGCGGCTTTTGGGCCAAGGGTGCCTGGGGCATGTGGCTGGGCGTGATCGTGGCCATGTTCAGCTACCTGGGTGTGGAGGCCATTGCCGTGGCAGCCGGCGAGGCCCAGCATCCGCAGCAGGCCGTGCAGACCGCGATGAAGACCACGGTACTGCGTCTGGTGCTTTTCTATCTGCTGACGCTGGCGCTGATGCTGGCCATCGTGCCCTGGACCGATGCCGCCACGCAAACCAGCCCATTCGTGCGTGTGATGCAGGTGCTGGACATTCCCTTTGCCGCCGGCGTGCTGAACTTTGTGGTGCTGGTGGCCGCGCTGTCGGCCATGAACAGCCAGCTCTACACCACCTCGCGCATGATGTTCAGCCTGGCCCGCGCCCAACAGGCCC comes from Comamonas sp. GB3 AK4-5 and encodes:
- a CDS encoding helix-turn-helix domain-containing protein, whose translation is MKQLPSQVHQFHRHPQAPWLELRVSLSSPHCFRLHAHDEYSIGIIDGGQALFSHADGPERVRQGSVVLIEPGRWHACNPDEITHWSYRMLFVKADWLHAQLQLPALRFPARALHDAASSDIAHQLCQPLAAADDIAAHTSLLLSFLRANAEVDDQSIPAQAIASNQAIRHAVEQLHAQPQADTTVASLAQACGMSASRFIRHFKAATGVTPGAYRLNLRLNGARRLLAQGAALADAAHSMGFADQAHLQRSFKAHHALTPGRYALGANCPPSP
- a CDS encoding amino acid permease, with protein sequence MADFHDIQQRETGLKQHLTSAQMVMIAIGGAVGTGLFMGSAFAIGFAGPAVLVSYAIGAFIALLLIGCLGEMTVAHPTSGSFGAYAEYYLGPLAGFVLRYAYWAALVLAVGMEVTAVGMYMAYWFKDVPQWVWVGIFSAILIGVNLRSVKVYGAVEYGFSAIKVAAIVAFVLIGAYVVFGTTTPGIGFENYSLGGGFWAKGAWGMWLGVIVAMFSYLGVEAIAVAAGEAQHPQQAVQTAMKTTVLRLVLFYLLTLALMLAIVPWTDAATQTSPFVRVMQVLDIPFAAGVLNFVVLVAALSAMNSQLYTTSRMMFSLARAQQAPRVFGITNANGVPVASILVSSLGAAVAMFINAFWPKESFVWMMSIAMFGAMFAWFMVFVTHLAFRRRRTRDGAAPVPFRMWGFPWLTLLGALLMGAVLLTTAFTPEFRLTLAFGLPWLLVLTGIYYVKKR